The Rubripirellula tenax genome contains the following window.
GTTGGCAAGGAGTTTTGGCGAAACTCCGGTGGGCGAGCCGAGCTGTGCAGATGTCTTACCTGACAGTTTCAGAAGTTTTCTGACAGAATGCTGCTGGGGATGTGTTAGTCCCTGTAGGAGACCATTTTGTGAGCGAATTCCCTGAAACACGTGACAGCCTGCTGGTGCAGGTTCGAGACCCCGGAAATCGGGATGCGTGGGAGCGGTTCGCCTCAATTTATCGGCCCGTCATCGTGCGAATCGCTGTGTCGCGCGGATTGCAACACGCGGACGCGCAGGATTTGTCACAGCAGGTGTTGATGGCGGTCGCGGGAGCTGTCGGCGATTGGGAAAAACGTGACGAATCGACGAAGTTTCGTCATTGGCTCAGCCGCGTCACGAAGAATGCGATTCTGAATGCCCTGTTGCGGACGCCCAGAGATCAAGCCGCAGGTGGGTCGTCTGTTGAGAATCTCTTGCAGGAAATCGTTGATCCCGATGGAGCCACGA
Protein-coding sequences here:
- a CDS encoding RNA polymerase sigma factor, coding for MSEFPETRDSLLVQVRDPGNRDAWERFASIYRPVIVRIAVSRGLQHADAQDLSQQVLMAVAGAVGDWEKRDESTKFRHWLSRVTKNAILNALLRTPRDQAAGGSSVENLLQEIVDPDGATTALIETEYRRELYQRAANTVRVEFRPESWQAFEMSVSGNVSIEEVAKAFGKSIGAIYTARSRIMFRLSEVISELEEQNQ